The window CCACATGGCCGACTACCCGCCGGAGCGGGCCTTCCGGGCGGCCGAAGGGGAGCCTGCCGACGTGGTCCGGGTGCTGCGGGAGTCCCGCGCCGAGATCCTGCTGAGCTACCTCCCGGTGGGGAGCGAAGAGGCGAGCCGCTATTACGCCCAGTGCTGCCTCGACGCGGGCGTGTCGCTGGTCAACTGCATGCCGGCCTTCCTCGTCTCCGACCCCGAGTGGGGGGAGCGGTTCCGGCGGGCGGGTATCCCCTGCGTGGGGGACGACGTGAAGAGCCAGGTGGGAGCCACGGTGATCCATCGCAGCCTCGCCCGGCTCTTCTCTGCGCGGGGGGTCCGGCTGGAGCGCACCTATCAGCTCAACACCGGGGGCAATACCGACTTCCTCAACATGCTGGAGCGGGGCCGCCTGGCGTCCAAGAAGGTCTCGAAGACCGAGGCCGTTCAGTCCGCCCTGCCCGAGCCCCTCCCGCCGGACCGCATCCACATCGGCCCCTCGGACTACGTGCCCTGGCAGGAGGACAACAAGGTCTGCTTCCTGCGGATGGAAGGGGTCGGCTTCGGCGGCGCGCCCATCGAGCTCGAGGCCCGTCTCTCGGTGCAGGACTCCCCCAACTCCGGCGGGGTGGCCGTGGACGCGGTGCGGGTGTGCAAGGTGGCCCGCGACCGGGGCGAGGCGGGGCCCCTCCTGCCCATCTCCGCCTACGCCATGAAACACCCCCCGGTGCAGATGGCCGAGCCCGAAGCCCGGGCGCGTATCGAGGCCTGGCTCGCCGCGCGGTCCCCAGCCCCCTGATCTGCGCCGCGGCCTATCCTGCCCCCTCTTCGCCCCACACCCCGAGCTGCCGGTAGGCCTCGTAGACCACGACGCCGACGGCGGTGGAGAGGTTGATGCTGCGCACCTGGCCCCAGATGGGCAGGCGGTAGGTGGAGGCGGCGTGGGCCGCCAGGAGGTCCGGGGGAAGCCCCCGGGTCTCGGGGCCGAACACCAGGCGCGAACCGGGGGCGTAGGGGGCTTGGTCGTAAGGGCGCTGCGCCCGGGCCGAGTAGTAGAAGACCGGACCGGCCCCCGAGGCGGCCAGCGCGTGCCCCAGGCTCTCCTGGTGGTGCACCCGCACGTGCTCCCAGTAGTCGAGCCCGGCGCGCTTCAAGTACCGATCGTCCGTGGAGAACCCCAGGGGGTGCACCAGGTGGAGCGCCGTCCGGGTGGCCGCGCACAGCCGTGCCACGTTGCCCGTGTTCGGGGGGATCTCGGGGTTGACCAGGATCACGTG is drawn from Thermodesulfobacteriota bacterium and contains these coding sequences:
- a CDS encoding inositol-3-phosphate synthase, which codes for MPEIRVALVGVGNCAAALVQGIEYHRRHPDATAGLMHRDVGGYLPWDLRVVAAFDVDARKVGRPLEEALGAPPNCIPPLCPDLPPSGVTVEMGPVLDGIAPHMADYPPERAFRAAEGEPADVVRVLRESRAEILLSYLPVGSEEASRYYAQCCLDAGVSLVNCMPAFLVSDPEWGERFRRAGIPCVGDDVKSQVGATVIHRSLARLFSARGVRLERTYQLNTGGNTDFLNMLERGRLASKKVSKTEAVQSALPEPLPPDRIHIGPSDYVPWQEDNKVCFLRMEGVGFGGAPIELEARLSVQDSPNSGGVAVDAVRVCKVARDRGEAGPLLPISAYAMKHPPVQMAEPEARARIEAWLAARSPAP
- a CDS encoding tRNA (cytidine(34)-2'-O)-methyltransferase, with product MLPTLHVILVNPEIPPNTGNVARLCAATRTALHLVHPLGFSTDDRYLKRAGLDYWEHVRVHHQESLGHALAASGAGPVFYYSARAQRPYDQAPYAPGSRLVFGPETRGLPPDLLAAHAASTYRLPIWGQVRSINLSTAVGVVVYEAYRQLGVWGEEGAG